The following are encoded together in the Roseivirga misakiensis genome:
- a CDS encoding sodium:solute symporter — protein sequence METIGLGNIDIAIIVVYLVGIVWYGIRKGKQESSEDYFLAGRNMAWPIVGISLFAANIGSNTLIGLTSDAFNTDVAVYNYEWMAAVVLVIFAIFFLPFYLKSKVYTMPEFLERRYDTRTRYLFSGITIIGNVIIDTASGLYAGNLILKIIFPDMPSWIIIALLAFAAAAYTIPGGLSSVVHTEVIQAVLLIFGSVLVTYFAFNEVGGWRAMIDGLNALNESGGIDKNAGEVLSLIRPASDESMPWPGLLFGVPLLGFYFWANNQFMVQRVLSAKDLNHGRWGAIFAGLLKLPVLFIMVIPGVLAILLFSDTDISFLNYPIPVEGGFETCGALADCPNMTYPVLIYSLLPTGILGLVIAGLLAAMSSSISATLNSASTLITMDFVQKLKPGISSKGLVRAGQIATIVLVILAAIWAPMIESFRSLWTYLQQILGFISPPIVAAFVMGLFSRRSNANGGFWSLVLSYALVLVWIGYCFMTYGGISTGDTGVHFLYIVPTLFVIALIINAVVSSFSPAPTDEKLEGMIWSKQIYRDETKELVGLPWYKNYRVLSVLLLILTAIIVISFI from the coding sequence ATGGAAACTATTGGACTGGGGAACATCGATATTGCTATTATCGTGGTGTATCTCGTGGGTATCGTTTGGTATGGTATCCGAAAAGGAAAGCAAGAAAGTTCTGAGGATTATTTTTTGGCAGGTCGTAACATGGCTTGGCCAATTGTCGGTATTTCGCTTTTTGCAGCAAACATCGGTAGTAATACACTCATTGGACTTACTTCTGACGCCTTCAATACCGACGTAGCCGTTTATAACTATGAGTGGATGGCCGCGGTGGTCCTAGTCATTTTTGCCATTTTCTTTCTCCCCTTCTACCTCAAATCCAAGGTCTATACCATGCCTGAGTTCTTGGAAAGAAGGTACGATACAAGAACACGATATCTGTTTTCAGGAATTACCATTATAGGTAATGTTATCATTGATACGGCCTCTGGTCTGTATGCAGGAAACCTGATTCTTAAAATTATTTTCCCAGACATGCCATCTTGGATCATCATTGCACTTCTGGCCTTTGCGGCCGCGGCTTATACCATTCCTGGTGGTTTATCATCAGTGGTTCACACAGAGGTAATTCAAGCTGTCCTCCTCATTTTTGGCTCCGTACTCGTGACTTACTTTGCTTTCAACGAAGTCGGTGGGTGGAGAGCTATGATCGATGGACTAAATGCATTGAACGAATCTGGCGGAATAGATAAAAATGCTGGAGAAGTCCTGAGTCTCATACGGCCAGCTTCCGATGAATCCATGCCTTGGCCTGGCCTGCTTTTTGGTGTTCCATTACTCGGATTCTATTTCTGGGCCAACAACCAATTTATGGTACAAAGAGTACTGTCAGCAAAAGATCTTAACCATGGCCGTTGGGGCGCAATTTTCGCTGGGCTTTTAAAATTACCAGTGCTATTTATTATGGTAATTCCAGGCGTATTGGCCATTCTTTTGTTCTCTGATACTGATATAAGCTTCCTAAACTATCCAATCCCAGTAGAAGGAGGGTTCGAAACATGTGGTGCCTTAGCGGATTGTCCTAATATGACCTATCCTGTGCTAATTTATTCCTTACTACCTACAGGTATCTTAGGGCTTGTGATAGCCGGTTTATTAGCCGCCATGTCATCGAGTATATCGGCCACGCTGAACTCTGCCTCTACCTTGATTACCATGGATTTTGTGCAAAAACTTAAGCCAGGAATCAGTTCAAAAGGACTTGTAAGAGCCGGTCAGATCGCTACCATAGTACTCGTAATACTTGCGGCGATCTGGGCACCGATGATAGAATCCTTCCGATCGTTATGGACTTACTTACAACAGATTCTAGGCTTTATATCACCACCAATTGTCGCTGCGTTTGTTATGGGTCTATTTAGTAGAAGATCGAACGCAAATGGCGGCTTTTGGAGTTTAGTCCTTTCTTATGCGCTGGTGCTGGTTTGGATAGGCTACTGTTTCATGACTTATGGAGGAATCAGTACTGGTGACACGGGAGTACATTTCCTATACATAGTGCCAACACTATTCGTAATCGCCTTAATAATAAATGCCGTGGTGAGTTCATTTAGTCCAGCACCAACCGACGAGAAGCTTGAAGGCATGATTTGGAGCAAACAAATCTACCGCGACGAAACCAAAGAATTGGTTGGGCTTCCTTGGTATAAAAATTACAGAGTACTTTCAGTATTATTGCTCATTTTGACAGCTATAATAGTTATTTCGTTTATTTAA
- a CDS encoding glycoside hydrolase family 13 protein: MKRVWWKESIVYQIYPRSFNDANNDGIGDIPGIIEKLDYIASLGIDVIWLCPVYKSPNDDNGYDISDYRNIMDEFGSMADFDLLLEGIHERGMKIIMDLVVNHSSDEHAWFEASKSSKDNLYRDYYIWKPGKNGGPPNDWEAFFGGSAWQYDEKTEEYYLHLFTTKQPDLNWENPKVQSEVNDIVKYWFDKGVDGFRMDVISLISKRPEYSDMISPVFEETIAKQYANGPRVHEFLRNLNKEVLSKYDIMTVGEGPGITLEHGLDYVGEDREELNMVFHFDHMFMDMGEGGKFDPIPYSLVEFKNVFNQWDEKLAGKGWGSIFLGNHDFPRIVSRFASDQEHRIKAAKLLASMLLSMRGTPYIYQGDEIGMTNVAFESPSDYRDIETLNYFKSLEADNKNPLDYIHNVHKMGRDNARTPMQWTDGKNAGFSEQTPWINLNPNFPDINVEDQERNTESVLNFYRRMIQFRKDNPTLVYGDYESIENNHEQIYAYRRWDETNEYLVVLNFSDQEVDFNPIITGLELLIYNYSDATEDLLMRPWEAKIFRVND; the protein is encoded by the coding sequence ATGAAAAGAGTCTGGTGGAAAGAGAGTATAGTCTATCAAATCTATCCTAGAAGTTTCAATGATGCTAACAATGATGGCATCGGTGACATACCGGGGATTATCGAAAAGCTAGATTACATTGCTTCTTTGGGCATAGATGTTATCTGGCTTTGCCCCGTTTATAAATCGCCAAACGACGACAATGGCTATGATATTTCGGACTATAGAAACATCATGGACGAGTTCGGTTCTATGGCCGACTTTGATCTGCTTTTGGAGGGCATCCATGAGCGAGGCATGAAGATTATCATGGATTTAGTGGTTAACCACAGTTCTGACGAACACGCTTGGTTTGAAGCCTCAAAATCTTCAAAAGACAATCTATATCGTGATTACTATATCTGGAAACCCGGCAAAAATGGTGGTCCTCCAAACGACTGGGAAGCATTTTTTGGAGGTTCGGCGTGGCAATACGATGAAAAAACAGAGGAGTATTACTTACACCTTTTTACTACCAAACAGCCTGACCTTAATTGGGAGAATCCGAAAGTTCAGTCAGAGGTAAATGACATCGTAAAATATTGGTTCGATAAAGGGGTTGATGGTTTTAGAATGGACGTGATATCACTCATCTCCAAACGCCCTGAATACAGCGATATGATATCTCCTGTATTTGAGGAGACGATTGCTAAGCAATATGCCAATGGCCCAAGAGTACATGAGTTTTTGCGCAATTTGAATAAGGAAGTGCTGTCGAAATATGACATCATGACTGTTGGGGAAGGACCTGGAATTACATTGGAGCATGGGCTCGATTATGTGGGAGAAGATCGCGAAGAATTGAATATGGTTTTCCACTTCGATCATATGTTTATGGATATGGGTGAAGGGGGAAAGTTCGATCCGATACCTTATTCTCTGGTTGAATTTAAGAATGTATTCAACCAATGGGACGAAAAATTAGCGGGTAAAGGCTGGGGCAGTATATTCCTTGGCAATCATGATTTCCCAAGAATTGTTTCGCGTTTTGCTTCTGACCAAGAGCACCGAATAAAAGCGGCAAAACTGCTGGCTTCTATGTTACTTTCCATGCGTGGCACGCCTTACATCTACCAAGGAGATGAGATCGGCATGACCAATGTAGCCTTTGAATCGCCGTCTGATTACAGAGATATAGAAACCCTTAATTATTTCAAATCGCTGGAAGCTGATAACAAAAACCCATTGGACTACATTCACAATGTTCATAAAATGGGAAGGGATAATGCCAGAACTCCGATGCAGTGGACGGATGGCAAAAATGCAGGTTTTTCTGAACAGACGCCATGGATTAATTTGAATCCGAATTTCCCTGATATCAATGTTGAAGACCAAGAAAGGAATACGGAGTCGGTATTGAATTTTTACCGAAGAATGATTCAATTCAGAAAAGACAACCCAACTTTAGTTTATGGCGATTATGAGTCGATTGAGAATAATCATGAGCAAATCTACGCTTACCGAAGATGGGACGAGACTAATGAGTACTTAGTCGTGCTAAACTTTTCTGATCAGGAAGTAGATTTCAACCCGATCATTACTGGACTAGAACTATTGATTTACAATTATTCTGATGCTACAGAAGATCTGTTAATGCGACCTTGGGAAGCCAAAATATTTAGGGTAAACGACTAG
- a CDS encoding amylosucrase gives MYHPTAHLLLKKLLPELKKAAGDQSIADFERRYVALFSDIYDRFHQLYGQHPDAVEAFEKLSQVLLNGFLKRPSYLKKSDLERETNPAWFRSQEINGMMLYVDRFNKDLKGLSEKVGYFEELGINFLHLMPVLESPKVKNDGGYAVSNYRKIDRRFGTNADFKKTAKTLRDRGTILMLDLVVNHTSDEHEWAVKAKSGDQKYQDFYYAFEDRSIPYMYERSMPEVFPESAPGNFTFNEEMQKWVMTVFNTYQWDLNYTNPHVLVEMLDVILHLANMGVDVFRMDAVAFVWKQIGTACQNLPQAHLIHQLFKLCTQIAAPGVAFLAEAIVAPTEIVKYFGQSKVWSNEHDIAYNATLMALLWNSLATRSTRVMKASLRDVPAKPNGTTWINYARCHDDIGMGFEDRHIQEAGFDAGAHRQFLTKFLTGDFHGSFAKGLPFMYNPKTGDARISGAMASLAGLEQALEEDNKLGIRRAIDRINLMHSIILSYGGIPVIYAGDEIATLNDYSFLKDDAKSDDNRWMHRPEMDWKKSKKRNTKKSVEFEVFQSLKKMIAVRKTVAEFADHNNTHLIEVSNDHVFAFERKFESKSTFVVANFKDSDQEIYPHLVFPQTGVNPFKMVDRITGKSVKAVEGKIMLKPYQYYWLTNK, from the coding sequence ATGTATCATCCTACCGCACACCTTTTACTTAAAAAGCTGCTCCCAGAATTAAAAAAAGCAGCTGGTGATCAATCGATCGCTGATTTTGAAAGAAGATATGTTGCTCTGTTTAGTGACATTTACGACCGATTTCATCAATTGTATGGACAACACCCTGATGCTGTAGAGGCATTTGAAAAATTGAGTCAAGTACTACTCAACGGTTTCTTAAAAAGACCGAGCTACCTTAAAAAGTCCGACTTAGAAAGAGAAACAAACCCGGCCTGGTTTCGAAGCCAAGAAATCAATGGTATGATGCTCTATGTCGATCGCTTCAACAAAGACTTAAAGGGCTTATCTGAAAAAGTAGGTTACTTCGAAGAGCTTGGTATTAATTTCTTGCATTTGATGCCAGTTTTGGAAAGCCCAAAGGTGAAGAATGATGGTGGTTATGCGGTGAGTAACTATCGAAAAATAGACCGTCGATTTGGCACCAATGCTGACTTTAAAAAAACTGCCAAAACACTAAGAGATCGAGGAACGATACTTATGCTTGATTTAGTAGTCAATCACACGTCCGATGAACATGAATGGGCCGTGAAAGCGAAATCTGGCGACCAAAAATATCAAGACTTTTACTACGCTTTCGAAGACCGATCGATACCCTATATGTACGAGCGATCTATGCCGGAAGTCTTTCCAGAAAGCGCCCCAGGGAATTTCACCTTCAACGAGGAAATGCAAAAGTGGGTCATGACGGTTTTCAACACCTATCAATGGGATCTGAACTATACAAACCCACATGTATTGGTGGAAATGCTAGATGTTATTCTGCACCTCGCTAATATGGGAGTAGATGTGTTCAGAATGGATGCCGTAGCCTTCGTTTGGAAACAGATCGGCACTGCATGTCAGAATCTACCACAGGCCCACCTAATTCACCAGCTCTTTAAACTTTGTACGCAAATAGCAGCACCGGGAGTAGCCTTTTTAGCGGAAGCCATAGTTGCCCCTACTGAAATTGTAAAATACTTCGGGCAGTCTAAGGTTTGGAGTAATGAACATGATATTGCCTACAATGCCACGCTGATGGCCTTACTCTGGAATTCATTGGCTACACGAAGTACAAGAGTGATGAAAGCGAGCTTGAGGGATGTACCTGCGAAACCCAATGGCACCACTTGGATAAATTATGCTCGCTGCCATGATGATATCGGAATGGGTTTTGAAGACAGACACATTCAAGAAGCTGGATTTGACGCTGGTGCACACAGGCAGTTCTTGACCAAATTCTTGACGGGTGATTTCCATGGCTCATTTGCCAAAGGCTTGCCTTTCATGTACAACCCTAAAACTGGTGATGCACGAATTTCAGGTGCCATGGCCTCATTAGCTGGACTGGAACAAGCACTAGAAGAAGATAACAAATTGGGCATCAGACGGGCGATAGACCGTATCAATTTGATGCACTCCATTATCCTTTCTTATGGTGGAATTCCTGTGATTTATGCAGGTGACGAAATTGCTACCCTTAATGATTATTCTTTTCTAAAAGACGATGCCAAAAGTGATGACAATCGTTGGATGCATCGGCCAGAGATGGATTGGAAAAAATCGAAAAAGAGAAACACAAAGAAATCTGTTGAATTCGAAGTTTTTCAGTCGTTGAAAAAGATGATAGCCGTCAGAAAAACGGTAGCTGAATTTGCAGATCATAACAATACACACTTGATAGAAGTATCGAACGATCATGTTTTCGCTTTTGAGAGAAAATTTGAGTCAAAAAGTACTTTTGTCGTTGCCAATTTTAAGGACTCCGATCAAGAGATCTATCCTCATTTGGTGTTTCCGCAAACAGGAGTAAATCCTTTTAAAATGGTGGACCGAATAACTGGAAAGTCCGTAAAAGCGGTTGAGGGAAAGATTATGCTCAAACCTTATCAATACTATTGGTTAACAAATAAATAA